GTCGGTGACCGTCATGGTGGCCAGGATGACGCCTTCCTGATCGCGCAGGGCGATGTCTTCGCCCACTTCCAGAGAGCTTGCGAAATCTTCGCTCACGTCCAGGGTGATCGGCATCGGCCAAAGCGTGCCGTCCGCCAGGCGCATGTTTTCGACAACGCCGTCATAGTCTTCCTCGGTCAGGAAGCCTTTCAGCGGGTTGAAACCGCCGTTCATCAGCAGTTCCAGGTCACAGATCTGGCGTGGGCTCAGATCGTGGCTTTTTAGCTCACCGGCCTCGACCTTCAGCTTCTGGGCAGAGTCATAAGATACATAGAGCTCGGGGATCGGAGCCAAATTACTCAACATAGTCATGTGAATTCTCTCTTCACTTGCGCGGGAGGGGGCGCCCGTGTCGCGGACGGCTTAAGGCCGCGCAATAGCCCAAAGGTTTCTTGAATGTCTAGCGAGCTGGGGAAAAAAGGACGATGTGTGCCTATTCCTTCACAAACGGATGTCGTTTCGCACCGCACAGGCAATCATGGAATATCGTTCTGCCCTATGCGTGCTGGTTATGGTGCTGCTCGTGCTGAGCAGTCAGCAGATCGAACAGATCCTCTGCTCGCAGGGCCGCAATCGCGGTTACCGGTTCAGCGACGCCGCGTAGCTGGAAGGATTGCAGCGCGCTCTCGGGGGCGGCAAAACCAGAAGCGTCCAGCACGGCGGCAGAGACCAGCAGTTCGACGCCCAGGGCTTTGGTCTCGGCCTCAAGCCTGCTGGCAGCATTGACGCTGTCGCCGATGATGGTGCGCGGGGCGTGATCGGCAGAGCCGATTTCGCCCTGAACAAGATCGCCCAGATGCAGGCCAATGCCGATCCGGACCGGCGAGCTGTCTTCTTCTTCCAGTCGCGCGTTGAATGTCCGCAGCGCCGTACCAATCGCGGCCGCTGCATTCAGCGCCGCGCGGGCGGAATGAGCCGGGGAGGGGGCGTCGAAGACCGCCAGCAGCCCATCGCCGAGGTATTTGTCCACGTGGCCCCCGGCCCCGGTGATCGCGGGTACGATGGCGTCGAAGAACCGGTTCAGCAGGAACACTACATCATAAGGCAACTGACCTTCGGTACGGCTGGTAAAGCCGCGGATGTCGAGAAACAGGATGGCGAGCCTGCGTTCTTGCCCCTGGCTGGCGTGGGCCCGTGTGGTCCGCCCGTCGGGCCGGAACATGCGGCAGACGGTCAGCGGTGCGGTAGGCCGTATCTGGCAGGCCAGCCGCATGGTGCTGCTGGCCCGCACGGCGGCAAGGCTGCGCGCCTCAGCATCAGAAGGGGGATGAAGCGCATCCAATCCGTCTTCGACAACCACCCGGCAGGTGGTGCAGCGCCCTTTGCCGCCGCAGAGAGAGGTATGAGGTACGCCGCTGGCGCGGGACATTTCCAAGAGGGTCAGCCCCTTTTCGGCGCTCACCACAGGACCGTTCACATAGGTGATCCGCACCGCCCGGCGTTTGCGCAATGCCTTTTGCAGCAGCACGGCGGTTCCGGTCAGCACAAGAAGCGCCAGAAACAGGCCGATCCAGAGGTTTTCATTCTCTCGGAGGCTTAAGAATGTCGGCTGGTCGGGCCAGTTGTAACCTGCCATCAGCGCCGCCCGCTGACTGCCCTCGACAAACAGATCGTAGATCCGGCGTCCCTCGCTCAACGCGCCGGCCAGGGCAAAGGTGGGGATGAAGACCGAGAGCCCGATCATATAAGTCTGTGTTCGGCGCCACCAGCGCGTCAGCCGCAGCCAGTAGTGCAGCCCCATGCAGCCATGGATCCAGACGGCCAGCAACAGCAGTGCCTGCCACCAGATCGATGGCGAGTTCCACATCAGGACAAGGATGAAGCCCATCTCATCGTTGACGTTGTGAAGCTCATGCGCGTAGCGGGTGTAGGTAATGTGCCGCAACAGCTGCAATGGGATTAGAAGGCCAAGCCCCAACTGCACCGCCTCGTTCCAGGTCATCCGCCAGCTGCGTCGCCGGGTCAGTTGCCACAGGGCTAGCCCGGCATGCAGGATCAGCGCGCTATAGAGAATGACACCGCCCAGCACACTGCGGGTGATGATCTGGCGGGCGCTCTGCATGGCCTCCACCGCCGCAGGAGAGAACAGCGCCAGGCCCAAGTTGATGAAATGGAAGAACACATAGGTGAACAGGACCAGCCCGGTCACCATCCGGGTGCGGATAATCCAGTTGCCCTGCCACAGCGCATGCGTCACCTGCTGCTCTCCCCCGTGTTGCCTGCGGTGACTGTGACGGGATGCCGCGATCCGGGTCAAGGCTCTGCAAAAGGAAAGCCGCGCGCCCTTTGGGGGCGTGCGGCTGTTTTCGGCATCGGGCCCGGCCTGCGGCGGTATGCCCGCAGGACCTCGGCGTTGGTTATTCCTGTTCGGCTAGGAACCGTTCGGCATCCAGGGCCGCCATGCAGCCCATCCCGGCAGAGGTCACGGCCTGACGGTATTTGTGGTCAGTCAGATCGCCGGCTGCGAAAACACCGGGGACCGAGGTTTCGGTGGAGCCGGGCTTGACCTTCACATAGCCGCCATTGTGCAGCTCCAGCACATCCTTGACCAGTTCGGTTGCCGGGGCGTGGCCGATGGCGACAAAGACGCCCTTACAGGGGATTTCCGAGATTTCGCCGGTCTGCACGTTCTTGACCTTGACGCCTTCAACGCCGAGCGGCGCATCAGTGCCGACGACCTCTTCCAGCTGATGAAACCACAGCGGTTCGATCTTGGGGTTCTTCAAGAGCCGGTCCTGCAGGATCTTTTCGGCGCGCAGCTCATCACGGCGGTGGATCAGGGTAACTTTGGAGGCAAAGTTGGTCAGGAACAGCGCCTCTTCAACGGCGGTGTTCCCGCCGCCGATCACCACGATTTCCTGACCGCGGTAGAAGAAGCCGTCGCAGGTGGCGCAGGCAGAGACGCCAAAGCCCTTGAATTTGTCCTCGGTCGGCAGGCCCAGCCATTTCGCGCGGGCGCCGGTCGCCAGGATCACGGCGTCTGCGGTGTAGGTGGTGCCGCTATCGCCCTTGGCGGTAAAGGGGCGCTGGCTGAGATCCAGATCGGTGATGATGTCGCCGATGATCTCGCAGCCCATCGCCTTGGCGTGGTCCTGCATGCGCACCATCAGATCAGGGCCCTGAACCTCTGTGTCGCCGGGCCAGTTTTCCACTTCGGTGGTGGTGGTCAGCTGGCCGCCCGGTTCGATGCCCTGTACCAGAATGGGTTCCAGCATGGCGCGGGAGGCATAGACCCCCGCAGTATATCCGGCCGGACCCGACCCGATGATCAGTACCTTGGTGTGACGCGTATCGCTCATCTCATATCCCCAAATCCGCAGGTTGGCGGGCAATCCGCCGTCAGCCACAGGATATAGCGACAGACCAGAGGCGCTTAAACCCCCGGCATCACCTTCGTGACGCAGCTGTTATCCGAGGCAGCTTGATCTTGCGGAGGGCAAAGATTATTGCGGCGCAGTGAAATAATATTGCGCGCTTTCGCGGCGCTGATATAAGAAACGCAAACTGACGGGAGCTTCCACAATGGTCACTACACGCCTTGATCCGATCGATCGCAAGATTTTGTCGGAACTGCAGGCCGATGGGCGCATGACCAACGTAGAACTGGCCAAACGCGTCGGAATTTCCGCGCCGCCCTGCCTGCGCCGGGTGCGTGCATTGGAGGAAGCAGGCCTGATCCGGGGCTATCATGCCGAGGTCAACAGCCGGGAGCTTGGCTTTGAGGTTCAGGTCTTTGCCATGGTGGGGCTGGAAAGCCAGGCCGAGGCAGAGCTGAGCGCATTCGAGGAGAAATGCCGCGGCTGGCCGCTGGTGCGCGAGTGTCACATGCTGAATGGCGAGGTGGATTTCATCCTCAAATGCGTCTCACCCGATCTCAGCACCTTTCAGAGTTTCCTGACCGGAGAGTTGCTGACCACGCCGAACGTGGCAAGCGTCAAGACATCGTTGGTGATCCGCGGTGCCAAGGACGAGCCGGGCGTGCCGTTCGACGTTCTCGAAGACCGTCTGGCGCTGGAACCCTGACCGGACCTGCGCCGGGTCGCGAGCAGGGACGTCGACAGGTTGTTCAGATGGCGGCGTCTGCGCGCTCAAAGGCCAGCGGGCCGAAATCCGCAATCGCATCTGCGTGGCTGAAAAGGTTGAGGAACAGCGTCTTGATCGGATAGCTGACCAGTTTCAACGCATTCGGCCCGGGATGATAGGTTTCAAATTCCAGCCCGCCCACCTGAATGACTGCGTGCTGCGGCAGGCAGAGATGGAACATATCAACCACGGTCGGCGGTGAGGTTTCAAAGATATTCATGCCGTCCTGAAAATCCTGAACCGGAGTCAGCAACTTCTTGTCGCTTGCATCCCGTCGCATATGCGGCGGCGTGCACAGCAGCCGCGCGGCAGGACCGGCCACGACGCAGGACATGGGTTTTTGCATTCCAAAACTGTCAGCCATGAAGCTGGTCAGCGGATGGGTCTGTCCCTTGGAATCAGCGCGCGCTGGAACTAGGCTGGTGGAACCTTTCCAGATCAACGGCTGATATTCCCCGGTTTGCGTTGCGATCATGTCACCGGGCCAGAGGTCCTCAATGGCGACGGGGCCCATATCGGTCTGCACCAGCGTTCCGCGGGTAAAGGCACAAAAGGCGTTTTCGAACAGTGGCAGGGCCGGCGCGATGTGACGGGTTTCCGCGACGGTTCCGTTGGACAAAAGGGCGCTGACCTCGAACCGGCGCAACTGCGGTTTGGTGACCATGCGCAGCGCGGCGGGATCCTGAAGCAGGGCAGTGGCTTCGGCTGCCGATGCAGCGGCCTGGTGCAGCGAGTGAGGCGTGTTCATAGCGTCAGGGCCTTTCTCAATTCGACTTCGGAACCACAGCCCCGCGGCTGCGGGGCATTCGGACTGTTTGATCAGGCACCGTCTTTTTTGCACCTGCGCCGGGCCGGAGTGCCGGACTGGGCGGGAAGGTGACCGCAAGAGTTTAAGCAAACCTCTACACGGAAGAACCCCGCGCCCCGCATCCTGCCCAGGCCGGTCTTTCTTTGCATTTTCTGAACACAGGGAAGACGTCCAGAGGCTGCAATCCGCCGGGAAGCTAAGGCAAGTTTTCCGCCCTAACTCAGGCGCTTTTCAGCGCCTTCGGGGCACTGCGGATGCTGCGGCGGCGCTCTATTGATGCACGTCGCGCCACGCCGCGGTGCCAGGGCAATTTGCTTTTCTCGCTTTTGGCAGTTGCAACAATGGAAGCGATAAAACGGGTTCGTGCTGTCATTATTGCTCCTGCCGGGTCCATTCTGAACGATGTCTGTCTGAGCGCAGGTATCGGTAATCAATGCGACGTTATTGTGGCGCGGGCATGGAAAAGCCCCGGCAAAGCGGGGCCGGAGCGGTCACAATCCGGCTGCCGGGGATCTCCGGGAATTTTCAAAAGGGATCGGGGGCGCGTGTGTTTTCTTTTTCCTACAGGCGGATACAGGCAATCAGCCTGCCATAATCAGCCTGTTTTTCGTGGGTGGCCCGCCGATAGGAATAAAATCGCTTTGGATCGCTATAGGTGCAGTGGCCGGTCCATTCCGCCTCTGTAACTCCGGCGCTGCGCAGTTTATGCAGGCCAAGACCGGGCAGGTCGAACAGCAGCCGGTCGCCTTCGCCATTGGCAAAGAACCGGGCGTTCTCCGGGTTCTCGGCCATGAAATCGTCGAAGAACTCGGGGCCAACCTCATAGGCGCGCTGCGAAATCGTCGGGCCGATGACGGCGAGGATATTGCGGCGGGTTGCGCCCAGATCCACCATTGCTTCGACCGTCGCAGAAAGCACCCCGTCCAGCGCCCCGCGCCAGCCGGCATGGGCGGCGCCGATCACTCCGGCCTCGGGGTCGGCAAACAGCACCGGTTGGCAATCTGCTGTCAGGATCGACAGGGCGACCCCCGGTGTGCGGGTGACCATGGCATCGGCTCTGTCCGGGCTGTTGCCAACCTCTTCGATTACCGCGACGTCGGGGGAATGCACCTGATTGACCCGGGCCAGCCTCTCCGGGGCGACCTCCATTGCGGCAGCAACGCGGGCGCGGTTCAGTTCGACCGCTTCACGCTGGTCCGAAGATCCAAGCCCGCAGTTCAGTCCCTCGAAAATGCCGGAGGACGCACCGCCCCGACGGGTAAAGAACCCATGCCGCACGGGGCCAAGAAGATCCGATGTCAGTATTTCCAGCGTCATGACTGAAGCCCCGGTGGTGGTGTCGCGTTGCCGGGGTAGAGACCCAGCACCTTGAACAGGTTTCCCATTTCCTCGGGGTGCGTCAACCGCCGATGTGCGGCGATCAAATTGTCGAGTGCATCGCCCTCTAGCGGTTCGGCAAGGGCGCGGGCGCGGTCGGTGATGCCCAGCCGCTCCAGAAACACGCCCTGCGGGGTCAGCCGCGTGGCCGTGCAGCCGTGCGCCTGTGCCGCCTGTGTCAGAACCTCAAAATCCACATGGGTGGTCAGGTCTGCGCTGCCGGGTGCCTCCAGCGGATCACAGGGCGCATGATCGCGCAGCGCTTGCAGCGTGTCGCCAAGCGAGCGCCAATCGCCATAGTCCACGATCAGCGCCGCGCCGCCATGCGCTGCGATACGTGTAGCAATTGCAGCGGTGACAGGAGCCGCGCCTTCGCAGAGTTCGACAAGATCGCCCTCGCGGGTGTCTTCATGCCGGTGGCTGAGCGCGGGCTGTTTGGTCACCGGGCCAAGGCCGAAGGTCAGCGTGCCGTTCTGCATGCCGATGCGTTTTTCGCGCCAGCCGGTACCATCGCGCAGGAACTGGCGCACGGGCAGGGCGTCAAAGAACTCATTGGCAACCAGAAATAGCGGCTGCTGTGGCAGGCTGTCGATGGTGTCGTGCCAGATCGGTTCAAACCCTGTTAGCGCCTTGGCCTGTGCCTCGCGCAGGGTGGGGGAGGCCTCTACCAGATGCAGCTCCAGCGCGGCGTGGAAACCGGGCACCGCGCGAGTGGCGCGCAACAGATCCGCCATCAGGGTGCCACGGCCAGGGCCAAGCTCGGCCAGGGTGAACGGCGCAGGCGCGCCCTGATCCAGCCAGCTTTGCGCCAGACACAGGCCCAGCAGCTCACCGAACATCTGGCTGATTTCCGGCGCCGTGGTGAAATCCCCGGCAGCGCCCAGCGGATCGCGGGTGGTATAATAGCCAAAGCGGGGGTTCAGCAGGCACTCGGCCATGTAATCGGCCAGGCTCATCGGCCCGTCGACATCGATGCGGGCAATCAGGTGATCCAGCAGGCTCATGCCGTGATCCTCTGGCGGCGCAGGGCGGCGATGGCAAAGACCAGTCCCAGCGCGATCATCGGCAGCGACAGAAGCTGTCCCATGGTCAGCCCGTAGCCGCCGACATGCCAGGCAAGGCCGAGCGGATTGCCGGGGGTCACGAACTGCGCATCGGGCTGACGGGCGAATTCCACCAGGAACCGCGCCATGCCATAGCCCCCCAGAAACAGCCCCAGCACCAATCCGGGCCGGTGAAAGGCCCTGCGCCGCCAGGCCAGCCAGAGCAGCAATGTCGCCAGCAGCGCGCCTTCCAGTAGCGCCTCATAAAGCTGCGACGGGTGCCGCGCGCAAATCTCGCCCAGGGCCTGCCCACAGTCCTGCGCGGCCTGTCCCGGAAAGGAGACGCCCCAGGGCAGATCCGTTGGCCGCCCCCAGAGTTCCGCATTGATGAAATTGGCCAACCGTCCCAGCATCAGCCCGGGCGGCACGCTGACGGCCACCAGATCGGCCATCTGCAGCCGGGGTACACCGTGGCGCAGCGCAAAGATCCAGGCCGCCAGCACCACGCCGATCAGCCCGCCGTGAAAGGCCATGCCGCCTTCCCAGATCCGCAGGATCGCGGCGGGGTTGGAGAGGTAGTATCCCGGCTGGTAGAACAAAACGAACCCCAGCCGCCCGCCAAGGATCACGCCAATGATGATCCAGGTCAGCAGATCCTCGACCTGCTGCGGACGCATCGGTGGCTGGCTTGCGGGCCAGAGTGCGGGCTGTCGCAGAGCCGCCACTGCCAACCGCCAGGCGATCAGGATCCCGACGATATAGGCCAGCGCGTACCAGCGCAGCGCGAACTCAAAAGATCCGATGGTGATCGAGAAGATTTCGGGCGACAGGTCGGGGAATTGGATCATTGCGTGCATGTGCGACTGAATGCCTTTGCTCTGGAAGGGAAGTCAACGGCTTGCCCGCGGCCCTTTGGTTGCCCATATAGGGCATAAGCCTGATACGGAGAAGACGATGCAGAGCCGCAACAAGATCCTCGACGATATTTCCCAGCTGATGACCAATGCAATGGGCGTGGCCCATGGTGCACGCGAAGAAGCTGAAACCGCGATGAAGAGCATGATCGACCGCTGGCTGGCCGACCGTGATTTCGTGACACGCGAAGAATTTGACGCGGTGCGCGCCATGGCGCAGAAGGCCCGCGAAGAAAACGAAGCGCTGAAAGCCCGCCTTGATGCGCTTGAGGCCTCTGCCAAAAACTGAAGACTGAAGATTAAAGACCGGACCCATCCAGAATACGCATGTGCCTGCGCGGGCGAAAAGCCCGCTTGGGTCCGGTGCAGGCGGCACGTCCCGGCAGTGACGGCCAAATAACGCGGCGCCTTGATTGGGCCGCCTGATTTGCGCCGGGGGCCTTATCCACAGCTTTGCCGATATTTTGGGTGGCTTTCCGCTTCATCCACAACTTATTGCAGATATCCCCAAATAAAGGGTTGCCAGCGCCTATCCGGGTGTCCACCATATCTAGTATGGGAGCGGGGATGCCTCCCCGGTCCTTTGAGCGCAAAGCTAGCTCTAGCGGACCCGAAGAGGTGCGTATGCTAGATACCAGAGAGGTGGCATCATGGCCCTATCCGAGCATCATCTGGAAGACGACATCCACCCCATAGACATCGTTGAGAACGTTGCCTCCCATCATGACTGGGACTTTGATCGGATCGGCGATGATCAGATCGCCATGGCCGTCGAGGGGCAGTGGCGCACCTATTCGGTGACGCTGGCTTGGTCGGGATACGAGGAAACCTTGCGGCTGGTCTGCAGTTTCGAAATGGATCCGCCCGAGGACAAGCTGCCGCTGCTGTATGACCTTCTCAACCGGATGAACGATCAGTGCTGGGCCGGGGCCTTTACCTATTGGGCCGAGCACAAGCTGATGCTTTATCGCTATGGTCTGATCCTGTCGGGCGGCCAATCGGCCAGCGCCGAGCAGATTGACGCGATGATCCAGGCGGCGGTGTCGAATTGCGAGCGTTACTACCCGGCCATTCAGCTGACCACCTGGGCCGGGCGCACGCCTCAGGAATCTCTTCAGGTCGCCATTGCAGAGGCTTATGGCCGCGCGTAAACCTGTGCCCTGAAACTGATGTAACAGCACAGGGGCAGGGACAATGGACATGACGGATATCGCGGATCGCGGGCTGGTCCTTTTGGGATGCGGCAAGATGGGCTCGGCGATGTTGGCCGGATGGCTGGATGGCGGATTGCCCGCTTCCTCGGTCTGGGTGCTGGATCCCAACCCGTCGGACTGGCTCAAGGGCACGGGCGTCGCCATCAACGCAGGCCTGCCCGAAAATCCGGCCATCGTATTGATTGCTGTAAAACCGCAAATGATGGGCGACGCGTTGCCCGGTCTGAAGGCGCTGGGCAATGGCGATACCCTGTTCATCTCGGTCGCGGCCGGGATCTCCTGTGCCCGCTACGAGGCGATGCTGGGAGAGAAAACCCCCATCGTGCGCGCCATGCCCAACACGCCCGCCGCCGTCGGGCGCGGCATCACTGCCCTGATCGGCAACGGGCGCAGCAGCGGCGCCGATATGGATCTGGCCGAAACCCTCTTGTCCGCGATCGGCCAGACGGTGCGGCTGCAGTCCGAGGATCAGATGGATGCGGTCACCGGCGTCAGCGGCTCCGGGCCTGCCTATGTGTTCCACCTGATCGAAACACTGGCCGCCGCAGGTGAGGCGCAGGGGCTGCCCACCGATCTGGCGATGAAACTAGCCAAGGCCACCGTGGCGGGCGCAGGGGCGCTGGCCGAGGCGGCCGAGGAAGATCCCGCCCAGTTGCGGGTGAACGTGACCAGCCCCAATGGCACCACCCAGGCCGCGCTTGAGGTGCTGATGGACAAGGACAGCGGTTTCCCGCCCCTGCTGAACCAGGCTGTAGCCGCTGCTGCAAACCGATCCAAGGAGCTGTCCGGTGGCTGAGATTTCCTTTGATGATTTCCTGAAGGTTGATATCCGCGTCGGCACCGTGGTGCGGGCAGAACCCTACCCGGAGGCGCGCAAACCGGCGATCAAGATGTGGATCGATTTCGGCGATGACATCGGTGAGAAGAAAACCTCGGCCCAGGTGACCGCGCATTACACGCCGGAAACGCTGGTGGGAAAACAGGTTGTGGCGGTGGTCAATTTCCCGCCGCGCCAGATCGGCAAGTTCATGTCCGAGGTTCTGGTGCTTGGCCTGCCGGATGAGGCCGGGGAGATCCGGCTGATCGGGCCGGATGGTCCGGTGCCATTGGGCGGAAGGATGCACTGAGCGATGAAACTTTGGATTACCCGGCCGATGACAGCGGCTGTCGAGGCGCGCGCGCGGGAAGAGTTCGATGTGGATATCCGCCCCGATACGGGCGTGCTGAGCCGCGCGGAAATGCAGCGTGCCTTGCGGGATTATGACGTGGTCATGCCGACGCTGGGCGACCGGTTCGATGCCGAGATCTTTGCCGCGGTGCCTGCGCCACGGTGTCGGCTGCTGGCGAATTTCGGCGTTGGCTACAACCATATTGACGTAGAGGCCGCCCGGGCCGCCGGTGTTGCTGTGACAAACACGCCGGGCGCGGTCACCGATGCGACTGCCGATATCGCGATGACCTTGCTGCTGATGTCGGCCCGCCGCGCAGGCGAGGGGGAGCGGCTCGTGCGCGATGGCAGCTGGGAAGGCTGGCACCCGACCCAGATGCTGGGTCAGCATGTTACGGGCAAGACCGTCGGCATCGTCGGCCTTGGCCGCATCGGGGCCGCCATCGGGCAGCGCTGCCATTTCGGATTTGGCATGAAGGTCCTCTACACCGCCCGCAGCGACAAGGATCCGGGTTTCCCTGTCTCCCGTTGCGCCAACCTGTCAGAGATGGCCGCGCAGGTCGATTTCCTGGTGGTTGCCGTGCCCGGTGGCGCCGACACCCGGCATATGGTGGATGAAGCGGTGCTTGCGGCGATGCAGCCTCATGCGCATTTGATCAATATCGCCCGCGGCGAGATCGTGAAGGAAGCGGCCCTGATCACCGCTTTGCAAGAGCAGCGCATCGCCGGGGCAGGCCTTGATGTTTATGAATTCGAACCCGAGGTGCCCGAGGTGCTGCGCGCGCTTGATCGCGTCACCCTGCTGCCGCATCTGGGCACGGCCACCGAAGAGGTGCGCAGCAACATGGGGCATATGGTGCTGGACAATGTCGCGGCCTTCATCGCCGGGCAGAAACTGCCCAACCCCGTCTGAGCCACTCGGGGACGGTCAGGCTTTTGAGCCGTCCCCAACCGCTTCGCGCCAGTGACGGCGGCAGAGCGAGACATAAGTTTCATTGCCGCCGATCTGCACCTGATCACCCGTGGTGATCGCACGGCCCTGATCGTCCTGCCGGA
This genomic stretch from Phaeobacter gallaeciensis harbors:
- a CDS encoding Hint domain-containing protein, whose translation is MNTPHSLHQAAASAAEATALLQDPAALRMVTKPQLRRFEVSALLSNGTVAETRHIAPALPLFENAFCAFTRGTLVQTDMGPVAIEDLWPGDMIATQTGEYQPLIWKGSTSLVPARADSKGQTHPLTSFMADSFGMQKPMSCVVAGPAARLLCTPPHMRRDASDKKLLTPVQDFQDGMNIFETSPPTVVDMFHLCLPQHAVIQVGGLEFETYHPGPNALKLVSYPIKTLFLNLFSHADAIADFGPLAFERADAAI
- a CDS encoding accessory factor UbiK family protein; translated protein: MQSRNKILDDISQLMTNAMGVAHGAREEAETAMKSMIDRWLADRDFVTREEFDAVRAMAQKAREENEALKARLDALEASAKN
- a CDS encoding Lrp/AsnC family transcriptional regulator, with the protein product MVTTRLDPIDRKILSELQADGRMTNVELAKRVGISAPPCLRRVRALEEAGLIRGYHAEVNSRELGFEVQVFAMVGLESQAEAELSAFEEKCRGWPLVRECHMLNGEVDFILKCVSPDLSTFQSFLTGELLTTPNVASVKTSLVIRGAKDEPGVPFDVLEDRLALEP
- the trxB gene encoding thioredoxin-disulfide reductase yields the protein MSDTRHTKVLIIGSGPAGYTAGVYASRAMLEPILVQGIEPGGQLTTTTEVENWPGDTEVQGPDLMVRMQDHAKAMGCEIIGDIITDLDLSQRPFTAKGDSGTTYTADAVILATGARAKWLGLPTEDKFKGFGVSACATCDGFFYRGQEIVVIGGGNTAVEEALFLTNFASKVTLIHRRDELRAEKILQDRLLKNPKIEPLWFHQLEEVVGTDAPLGVEGVKVKNVQTGEISEIPCKGVFVAIGHAPATELVKDVLELHNGGYVKVKPGSTETSVPGVFAAGDLTDHKYRQAVTSAGMGCMAALDAERFLAEQE
- the lgt gene encoding prolipoprotein diacylglyceryl transferase, with the translated sequence MHAMIQFPDLSPEIFSITIGSFEFALRWYALAYIVGILIAWRLAVAALRQPALWPASQPPMRPQQVEDLLTWIIIGVILGGRLGFVLFYQPGYYLSNPAAILRIWEGGMAFHGGLIGVVLAAWIFALRHGVPRLQMADLVAVSVPPGLMLGRLANFINAELWGRPTDLPWGVSFPGQAAQDCGQALGEICARHPSQLYEALLEGALLATLLLWLAWRRRAFHRPGLVLGLFLGGYGMARFLVEFARQPDAQFVTPGNPLGLAWHVGGYGLTMGQLLSLPMIALGLVFAIAALRRQRITA
- a CDS encoding class I SAM-dependent methyltransferase, whose translation is MSLLDHLIARIDVDGPMSLADYMAECLLNPRFGYYTTRDPLGAAGDFTTAPEISQMFGELLGLCLAQSWLDQGAPAPFTLAELGPGRGTLMADLLRATRAVPGFHAALELHLVEASPTLREAQAKALTGFEPIWHDTIDSLPQQPLFLVANEFFDALPVRQFLRDGTGWREKRIGMQNGTLTFGLGPVTKQPALSHRHEDTREGDLVELCEGAAPVTAAIATRIAAHGGAALIVDYGDWRSLGDTLQALRDHAPCDPLEAPGSADLTTHVDFEVLTQAAQAHGCTATRLTPQGVFLERLGITDRARALAEPLEGDALDNLIAAHRRLTHPEEMGNLFKVLGLYPGNATPPPGLQS
- the pgeF gene encoding peptidoglycan editing factor PgeF, with product MTLEILTSDLLGPVRHGFFTRRGGASSGIFEGLNCGLGSSDQREAVELNRARVAAAMEVAPERLARVNQVHSPDVAVIEEVGNSPDRADAMVTRTPGVALSILTADCQPVLFADPEAGVIGAAHAGWRGALDGVLSATVEAMVDLGATRRNILAVIGPTISQRAYEVGPEFFDDFMAENPENARFFANGEGDRLLFDLPGLGLHKLRSAGVTEAEWTGHCTYSDPKRFYSYRRATHEKQADYGRLIACIRL
- the proC gene encoding pyrroline-5-carboxylate reductase, producing the protein MDMTDIADRGLVLLGCGKMGSAMLAGWLDGGLPASSVWVLDPNPSDWLKGTGVAINAGLPENPAIVLIAVKPQMMGDALPGLKALGNGDTLFISVAAGISCARYEAMLGEKTPIVRAMPNTPAAVGRGITALIGNGRSSGADMDLAETLLSAIGQTVRLQSEDQMDAVTGVSGSGPAYVFHLIETLAAAGEAQGLPTDLAMKLAKATVAGAGALAEAAEEDPAQLRVNVTSPNGTTQAALEVLMDKDSGFPPLLNQAVAAAANRSKELSGG
- a CDS encoding adenylate/guanylate cyclase domain-containing protein; the encoded protein is MTHALWQGNWIIRTRMVTGLVLFTYVFFHFINLGLALFSPAAVEAMQSARQIITRSVLGGVILYSALILHAGLALWQLTRRRSWRMTWNEAVQLGLGLLIPLQLLRHITYTRYAHELHNVNDEMGFILVLMWNSPSIWWQALLLLAVWIHGCMGLHYWLRLTRWWRRTQTYMIGLSVFIPTFALAGALSEGRRIYDLFVEGSQRAALMAGYNWPDQPTFLSLRENENLWIGLFLALLVLTGTAVLLQKALRKRRAVRITYVNGPVVSAEKGLTLLEMSRASGVPHTSLCGGKGRCTTCRVVVEDGLDALHPPSDAEARSLAAVRASSTMRLACQIRPTAPLTVCRMFRPDGRTTRAHASQGQERRLAILFLDIRGFTSRTEGQLPYDVVFLLNRFFDAIVPAITGAGGHVDKYLGDGLLAVFDAPSPAHSARAALNAAAAIGTALRTFNARLEEEDSSPVRIGIGLHLGDLVQGEIGSADHAPRTIIGDSVNAASRLEAETKALGVELLVSAAVLDASGFAAPESALQSFQLRGVAEPVTAIAALRAEDLFDLLTAQHEQHHNQHA
- a CDS encoding YbjN domain-containing protein; translation: MALSEHHLEDDIHPIDIVENVASHHDWDFDRIGDDQIAMAVEGQWRTYSVTLAWSGYEETLRLVCSFEMDPPEDKLPLLYDLLNRMNDQCWAGAFTYWAEHKLMLYRYGLILSGGQSASAEQIDAMIQAAVSNCERYYPAIQLTTWAGRTPQESLQVAIAEAYGRA
- a CDS encoding tRNA-binding protein, which gives rise to MAEISFDDFLKVDIRVGTVVRAEPYPEARKPAIKMWIDFGDDIGEKKTSAQVTAHYTPETLVGKQVVAVVNFPPRQIGKFMSEVLVLGLPDEAGEIRLIGPDGPVPLGGRMH
- a CDS encoding 2-hydroxyacid dehydrogenase; translation: MKLWITRPMTAAVEARAREEFDVDIRPDTGVLSRAEMQRALRDYDVVMPTLGDRFDAEIFAAVPAPRCRLLANFGVGYNHIDVEAARAAGVAVTNTPGAVTDATADIAMTLLLMSARRAGEGERLVRDGSWEGWHPTQMLGQHVTGKTVGIVGLGRIGAAIGQRCHFGFGMKVLYTARSDKDPGFPVSRCANLSEMAAQVDFLVVAVPGGADTRHMVDEAVLAAMQPHAHLINIARGEIVKEAALITALQEQRIAGAGLDVYEFEPEVPEVLRALDRVTLLPHLGTATEEVRSNMGHMVLDNVAAFIAGQKLPNPV